From the Methanobacterium sp. BAmetb5 genome, the window AAACTGCACAGCCCACTGGACTGGTCATTACTGCCCGGTCCTGTATACCCAGTTCGTCCAGGGATTCTCCTATGAGTTTGTGCAGTATTCCATGACCACAACCGGGGCAGTAGTGGGTGGCGGTAGGTGCGCTTCCTCCTTTACGGGGGAATTCATCCAGCATGGATTCTGGTTTTTTGAGGATCTTTTCCTCCATCTCTGTAACCTCCTCTTGAACCAGTTTCTTATCAGCGTTCATAAGTTATCACCTGCCATTTCATGGATCTTGTCTACGATGCTCTTTTGATCGATGATGTTTCCACCCATACGGTTGACCAGTTCCACTGGACGCTGGCAGCCAATGGCCAGGGTAATATCTTGCTTCATCTGTCCGTTACTCATCTCCACTGCTAAGAACTGGCAATCCTTACTGGTGGATAGTTGTCTTAATGGTTTTTCTGGGAAGGGGAACAATGTTTTTAGGCGGAATAATCCTGCTTTTATGCCTTCGGCCCGGACCATGTCCACTGCCGAACGAGCCACACGGCTGCTTATTCCGTAGGCCACCAGGATTATCTGGGCATCATCCAATAGGTACTCCTCGTAGTCCACCTCGTTTTCACGTATGGTCTGGTATTTTTCCTGTATACGGTAGTTGAAGTCTTCCAGCTGGTTAAAATCCAGGAATATACTGGTCACCAGGTTTCCCATTGTTTCCTGGTTTCCGCGGACAGCCCATGTCTCATCATAGGTTGGTTCAATGGCTTCCTCAGGGAACTGGAGTCTTTCCACCATCTGCCCCAGTACTCCATCGGCCAGCACCACCACCGGGTTTCGGTACTTTTCTGCCAGTTCAAAAGCCTTGATGGTGAAATCGCACATTTCCTGAACTGAATTGGGGGCCAAGACAATGTTATGGTAATTACCATGGCCTCCACCTTTAACTATCTGGTTGTAGTCACCCTGTTCCGGCCCGATGTTTCCCAGGCCGGGTCCGGCACGCATGATATCCACTATGACACAGGGGAGTTCTGCTCCTGCCAGGAAAGACATTCCTTCTTGCATGAGGCTGATTCCGGGCCCTGAAGATGCAGTTATAACTCGGTGGCCCGCTGCAGCTGCCCCATAAACCATGTTTATGGAAGCTTCTTCTGATTCTGCCTGAACGAATTTCCGTCCCACTTTAGGGAAATACAGGGAGGCTTCGTGCAGTATTTCCGAGGCAGGAGTGATGGGGTATCCAAAGAAACCATCACAACCAGCGTACATGGCCCCAATAATAACGGCGGTGTTGCCTTTGATTAGCTGAATGGTCATTTTCTATTCCTCCTCATCCCCTTTGCTCTGTTTTTTGATTCTCTTTCTCCGAGGTATGTGAACTTCCACGGCCAGTGGTTCAGGGCAGGTGTAATAACAGTCCCCACAACCAGTGCATCCCTTTCCAGTATACTCGGCATAATGGTAACCACGCTCGTTAATGTCTTCACTCATCTTGAGGACACCAGCGCGGCAGGCGAGAATGCAACGTTCACATGCTTTACATTCCAGTTCATTGAATACTGGATATGGTTCTTTTTTATGGCTTCTCATGATTCATATCATCCCATTAATCTTGAATAGTATTTTTATCTTTTTAAACGATAATCTAAGTAGTAGGTGAAATAAAAAAACTACAAATCGTGATTTTAAAAAATGGCATTATCAAGCCATTTTTAGTAACCTTGCCCTTTATTAATTACTGTTTTTCATCCTTAGCCCTGATTTCGACCCGGCGGATTTTTCCACTGATGGTCTTGGGCAGTTCATCCACAAATTCAATAACCCGTGGATACTTGTAGGGTGCGGTTACCTTTTTAACATGGTTCTGGATTTCTTTTTCCAGTTCGGGGGATGATTTATAATCACCAGTCAACACTATGGTGGCCTTTACCACCTGCCCCCGGACAGGGTGAGGTACTCCAGTTATAGCACATTCCAAGACTGATGGATGAGATATAACAGCGCTTTCAACTTCGAAGGGACCTATACGGTATCCTGAACTTTTAATCATGTCATCGTTACGTCCCACGAACCAAAGGTAGCCATCTTCGTCTTTCCAGGCCGTGTCCCCAGTATGGTAGTATCCGTCATACCAGGCAGCTTCAGTTTTATTATCTTCCTGGTAATATCCACAGAAAAGGCCTGGAGGTTTGCCATCTGCGGTTTTTATTACTATTTCCCCCTCTTCACCAACGTCACACTGGTTACCCTGGTTATCCATGATCTGGATTTCATACTCTGGTGCGGGTTTTCCCATGGAACCGGGTCGAGGTTCTATCCAGGGGAAGTTGGCTATACAAACCACACATTCTGTCTGTCCAAATCCTTCTCGCAATCTTAACCCGGTGAATTCATAGAATTTATTATAAACCTCAGGGTTAAGGGGTTCTCCGGCAGTAACTGCGTATTGGAGGGTTGAAAAGTCATACTTAGAGAGGTCTTCCTTGATGAGGAAGCGGTAGATGGTAGGTGGTGCACAGAAAGTAGTTACACCATGGTGAGATGCATTATCCAGCATTTTAGCCGCGTCAAATCTCTGGTAGTCATATACAAAGATTGCTGAACCTGAAATCCACTGCCCGTATATTTGTCCCCACATGGCCTTGGCCCAACCAGTGTCAGCCACTGTATAGTGCAATCCATCTTCGATGACATTTTGCCAGTACTTGGCAGTTATTATATGGCCCAGTGGATAGGTATGGTCGTGCATGATCATTTTGGGCATGCCGGTGGTTCCGGATGAGAAGTAGATGAGTGCTATATCGTCATTTTTCGTGGCCTCTTCACCGGTGGGGCGCGGGAACTCGGGAGATGCCTTTAGAATTTCTTGGGAGAAATTAAACCATCCTTCCCTATCTTCTTCCCCTACCAATGCCTTTAAAAGAGGAGTATCTCCCAGTTTCTGGTGGGCTTCATCAAAGCATTCCGGCACTCCATCTTCACCTATACATACTATCATTTTGATGCCTGCGTTTTTGATCCGGTACACAATGTCCTTGGCTTTGAGCATATGGGTGGCGGGGATGGTTATGGCCCCTAATTTGTGCAGAGCCAGGATGCAGAACCAGAACTGGTAACGGCTTTTAAGGGTGAGCATTACCCGGTCTCCTTTTTTTATACCCTGTTGGGCGAAAAAATTAGCAGTACGGTCAGAATATTCCTTCAAGTCCTGGAAGGTGAATATTTTATCGGTATCATCATTGCACCATACCATGGCCACTTTTTCCGGGTAGAGGCGAGCGTATTCATCCACCACATCGTAGGCGAAGTTGAAGTTTTCCGGGGTCTTTATCCGGAAATTATCCTTAAAATCTGGATAAGATTCAAAATCAACCTGTGAAACGAATTTTTCAAGTAAAGATGACATTTTTATCACCAGTTATATCTCATTTATCAATTTTCTGAATTTTTTAAGTCTGGGGTGTTATTTTCAAGAATTAAAGGTGTGTTTTGCAGTTAGAAACCATTCTCTCCTACAATTTAACAATATTTACATTACAATAGCCAGGAATTTGGCTGTTTTGTTTTCCAGGGCTTCCATGGCGTGTTCATAAGAGGAATCGAAGAATATGGAATCTCCTTCGTGTAGAATTATCTCGTTATCGTGTATGTAAATTTTCAGGACACCCTCTAACATGTAGTTAAATTCCTGTCCAGGGTGGCTGTTGGTTGATGGTTTGTATCCTTCTCCTTTGGGCTCCACGGTAACAATGAAGGGTTCTGCTTTTTTGTGTATGAATTTTTCTGCCAGATTTTCGTACTGGTACTGTTTTCTGCGACCTACTTCTACTCCTTTTCCTTTTCGGGTAACGCTGAAAATGTGCATCCTGGTTTCTTCCCCAGTCAATAACAGGCCCATGTCTACTTCCATTTTCTGGGAGATTTCGAAGAGAATGCTGGCCGGGATATCTTTTTTCCCATCTTCATATTCCTGGTAGGTTTCCAGGGGAATTTTCAGGTGATCCGCCATTCCCTGAGCACTGATGTCTGAGAGCTCCCTAAGTTCTTTAATTCTCAGGCCAATTTCTTTCATATTCTCGTTCATAATTAAAACCTCACTAGGTTGGGTAAGCTTTTAAATGAAGCCTTTGGCTGGTTGCCAATGGTATTAAAACTAATAGGGGATTTATTCTAATTCATTCTATTAAAGATATATTTACCCTAAACCAGTATAAACATTTACACTCATTTTATAATGATTGTTAATGACAATTTTAATTGTGCTAGTATATATAAATTACTGGGTGCCCGGGGGATCTTTCGATTCCACTGGAACCGGTTAAATTAACATGGCATGAAACCTAATTATTAACAGGTAAGGGAATTAATCTCTACGTTACCTAAAATACAAAGAGAAAATAGGATCTAGGGGGATGAATATGGAACTTAACCTGGAAATTGTTAAATTGGAAGCACCAGAAGATTGTAATCTAATTTTAGGGCAGAGTCATTTCATTAAAACCGTGGATGATCTTTACGAAGCCGTGGTGAACACCGTGCCCCAGGCAGAGTTTGGTCTTGCCTTTGGGGAAGCATCCGGGGATTGCCTGGTGAGAACTGCCGGGAACAATGAAGGTCTAGAAAATCTGGCAGGGGAAAAAATGCTGGAACTGGGTTGCGGACATAGTTTTCTGATACTCCTGGCCAAGGCCTTCCCCCTAAATCTCACCCAAAGAATCAAGAGTGTACCCGAGGTGGTTAATCTTTTCTGCGCCACTGCCAATCCCGTAGAAGTACTGGTGGTGGAGACTGAACAGGGAAGGGGAATTGTTGGAGTTGTAGATGGTTTCAAGCCTACAAGTATAGAAACTGAAGATGATGTGGCCTGGAGGAGGAAGTTCCTTCGGGATATTGGTTACAAATTATAAAAAACCACCTCCAATTCCATAATTTTGTTAATCATATGATCATCTACCCCTAATAAAAATTCCCCAGCTTGATTTTAATTTTTCCAGGATAAATTGAGGGGAAACCCCCTATTCTGGTAACAGCAGTATTCCCAGTATGATCTTTAAATTTTATATCCTGCTAAAAACAACTATAATATAGCATAAACCAGTTAGGGGGTTTCAAAAACATGGCAAAAATCGCTTTTTATCGGGTTAGTGGTAGTAAAAAGAAAGATAAATTAATTGAAGTGGATGATAAGTACATAGGACTCCAGAACAGGAGAGAAGGGGCTTTAATTGTTAAGTTCAGAGGTCCTGAAGATGATTTAATGGAAATACATGATTTTTTCCAGGCACTGGATGATGCTGAATCCGTACCTGTGGATATTGATAGCACCGGACCAGTAGAATATTATTTTAGGGGAATTTCACCCCTCAGCGATGAAACCGATGAAGGCCTTCCCATAAAAACCTTCGATGTAACTCTACAATTGCGCCGGGAATTACTTTAGATACCCCATCTTCCTCCAATCTTTTTTTTTATTAATTCCCTTTTTTCAAATTCCCAGACAACACCAACCTTACCTGAATTCAAGAGTTTAGGGCAATAAGGAACAACAATCCTACTGAACAACAATCCGCGTTAAGGCTCATTTAAGCATTTCCGCATGTTTCTGGAATATGGCAGGAATTTCTTCCGGATCTTCGAATACATTGGTGCTGTTCATTTTTGACAGGTTTTCCACGTGTTCTGCATCTTCTTTGGTTATGGTTAGCTCCAGATCCTTACCATTGGGGAGTTTAGTGGTGACAATACCCTCCCGGAAGTCAGTGGGCATGATGTAAAGAGGGGTGTTTGTTTTTTGACCCATTATGGCAGCATTGGTGAGTAAGGTGTCAGCAATACGCAACGAAATCTTGGCTACAGTGTTGGATGTGGCCGGGGCCACCAAGAGAAAGGCATATCTTCCCAGCTGAATTTGTCCAGCCAAAAAGGGGGCATTAGAATTAATTTCCGTCCATGTTTTGTCAAATTTAGTTTCCAGAGTGTTGGAAAGGTTGTAGTACTTTAAAACCTGGTCTCCTGCCTTGGAAATGAAGACCCGAATGTCAAATTGTCGGTGGTATTCATCACGCATCTGCTGCATGATCTCCACAGTTTCCACCAGTTTTTCACCGCTCCCGGTAATCCCCCAAGCAATTTTTCTTTTTTTGTTCATGAACATATTTTTGTTAGAAATTCATAATTTATTTTTCTATTTACCCCCGGTAGAAAACAGCTATGGTAAAAATCAATTCAATTACAACCTCCTTCAATTACAACCCCCAAGGCATAAATATTAAAATCATCAAGAATAAACTAAATTAAAATCATCTAACCCTAAAAAAACTTAATCCTCAAGGGATAAAACAGTAATCATAAATATAAATCCATTTAATCAGTGATCAAAGACTATTTCCTGTGATAAAATAATATTGGTGGTGTTAAAATAACTGATAAAAAAATCATCAAAGAGAACTCTCTTACCCCCGGAAAATCCCCGGAAAATTCTGATTCCCCAAGTAAAGAACAAGCAGAAAAGATCGAAACCTGCTATACTTGTGGTAAAAAGTTTGATATGAATAAGGATGATGGTAGTCGTTACCGTTACGGTAAATTCCCCCTGTGCGCCTATTGTGCTGAATTTTACGGCTTTTACTTCGATGATCCTGGACAAAAAAGAAGGGAAAAATAGAATTAAAAAAAGAGTTTAGGGTTTAAAAAGAGTTAGGAAATAATATTAAAACCATTGCTTATTTCTTATTAATTTCCTAAATGCTTATTAACCAGGGATATGCCCCATTCTGCCATTTTAGTGGCATCATCAATATCTTTAGCTTCGGCAAAGCATCGGAAGATGGGTTCAGTTCCCGAAGGCCGAATGATGAGCCATCCTTCTTCCCGGAATATCTTCACTCCATCAGTGGTGTCCACCTTATATTCCTGGGTGTCTTCGGCTATTTTATCCATTATTTCCTGTTTACGGTCATCAGGACATTCTACTTTCATTTTAACTGATTGGTAAGCAGGTAACTCTGAAACTAACTGAGAAAGTGGTTTCTGGGAGGTGGCCATGATTTCCACAATTTTAGCAGTGGATAACGCAGCATCTCTTCCTAAAACGAAGTCTGGGAATATAAGTCCTCCGTTTTCTTCACCACCAAATAATCCATCGCTTTCTTTAAGTTCTCGGGCTACCAGAAGGTCACCAACACGAGTGGCCTTTACTGTTCCCCCGTATTGTTCGGCTATGTCGTAAATAGCCGTGGAAGTAGCCACAGTGGTTACTATGAGTCCTCCCTGGTTTTCCTGGAGTAACTGTTTTTCCACCAGGGCAAAGGTTTTATCCCCCATTACAAAGTTTCCCTTCTCATCGATACAGATGGTGCGGTCGGCATCACCATCATGGGCGATTCCCAGGTCGGCACCAGTTGCTTTCACCGTCTTGATGAGTTCCTGCAGGTTGTCCTCAGTTGGTTCCGGGTTTCTACCCGGGAAGGAACCATCGGGCTGGCAGTTGAGGGTGGTTACCTCACATCCCAGTTTGCGCAGGATGTAGGGTGTGGTGAAACAGGCTGCTCCACTACCACAGTCCACTATCACCTTTAACCTGGCCTTTTTAATGGCATCGTAGTCCACCCTCTGTATAACTTCGTCGATGTACTCGTCAACCAGGCCAGGATTGGTGGTTACCTCGCCTATTTCATCCCATTCCACCCGGTCCGGGTTTTCATTGAAGTACATGTCTTCTATTTTAAGTTCCATGTCCAGGGCTATGCCTATTCCATCCTCATCCACGAATTTGATTCCATTGTACTGTGGTGGGTTGTGGGAGGCGGTGATTATCACTCCACCATCGTAGTAGTTTCGTACGGCGTACTGAACTGCCGGTGTGGGTAATATTCCCAGATCAACTACCTGACATCCCGATGAAAGGAGCCCGGAAATAACGGCATGTTTTATGAGGGGAGTGGATGTTCGGGGATCTCCACCTACTGCTACCCATCCCTTGACCAGTGTACCGTATGCGGCGGCCAGTTTGGATGCGAATTCTGGTGTTAACACTTGATTGGCAATTCTTCTAACCCCAAATGTTCCAAATAACTTTTTCATTTAATAACACTTCCTGTGAATCTTCAATTATGAATTAACTTATGTTCCAATGTACAGACATAATCAGAATCTATCTATGAGTATGGCAATTTATAGGTTAGATATCTACCCGCCAGACTTTATAATCTTTGTTCTGGTAAACCATAGTTAAATAACTGGGATGAGGTATGGGAGACTGTTCCACAAAGTATTCAATGTTATCCCTCTTAACATCTTCCAGGGAGTAAGTTCCACTGTAGTAAAGGTTCCGATCAAGGCTCTTAACCATGCCCGGCTGGTAACCCCCAGTGGAAACTGGTTGTCGTGATATGGAAACAATCACCGGATCCAGGCCTTCAGTGAGGGACATCACCACTCCCCTCCCATCACCATGGGCTGCAAACCATTGGGCCACATCCCTTTGAGAATCATGAACCATTGGTTTAACCGATAAAGCGCAGAATAACGCGGAACAAAGTGAAGATACAATTAAAAGAACTATCAATATTTTATACATATTATGGTAAACTGATTTTTTGGATTTGGCCGAGTAAATGTATTCCATTCCCAGAGAAGCCATAATGACCACGGGGAAGACAGCGAAATTCAGTATCCTATCAATGAGGATGGAAAATCCAAGTAGATAAGCATTGCTTACTATTAACAGGAAAAGGACCCACACCACAATTAGAATATTCTTAGGGGATAGTTTTTTATACCATTTTCCAGTACTGTCCTTTTCTAATTCTTTAAACCCGGTAACTATCCACAAAATGGCAAATATCAGTGTAGGTAATCCCATGGTCTTAACCAGAATATTAATATAATCCAAAAAGCCGGGTACCCCCTGTTGGGGGTTGTGAAAGGTGAAGCCATATGCCATCAGTAGGGGCAACCACCACAAAACCGCTACCAGGAGAGTGAATCCCAAAAACACCCATAATGACCGGTATTCCACGTTATCCCTTCTTAACTTGAGGGTCAGTGTGAAAAGCAGGACCACACCCAGCATTATCAGGCCAGTCAGATCATGGGTTAACATCATCAACCCACTGAGAATACCACCTAGAACCGCAAATTTTAAACCATCACCTTGCAGTGCACGATAGTAAAGGTAAATTGCCAGGGGAAAGAGAATTAAGGCCATGGTTTCTGGTAGGGGTAACATGGCCCGGTGAAAGACCAAAGTGAAAAACAAAAAGAACCCGGCAGTTAACGCCACCCGTAGGTTGTATAATTTTTCCACCACGTAAGTGAATGATAAAACCAGGGAAAATGCAAAAATGGGCTGTATCCATCGGGATACTTGAAAGGGATCCACTTTAAACAGCATAGCCAGGGAAGCGAGGAGATAATGGAAAAGTGGGGGATAGAAAATTGGTCGTCCAAAGGGGGCGTAGGTTAAAGGATCCCATAATGTGAACCCCTGGGCCATGTAAAGCTTGGCCAGATGAACATGGTAATAAATATCCCAGCTTAAGGGCCCTTGATAATTTAAGGTAGGGATAAAAGATAGAAATAATGCTAATATTGCCGGGATCAATAGCAAAAATGATTTATTACGAGTTAAACTGGAGTATTCCATAAACACACCTATTGAAGTTAAGATTAAATAGTTATTATTTACCTTGATGATTTAAATAAGTACCCAGTTCATTAATTTAAACAAATTTTACTAATACGAGTATAGGTATCGCACAGTTCAAAATCAAACGTTTTTAACCATTAAAATCCACTAATAATCCCGGCCTGTCTAAAATGATAGAGAGATGAGAGGTGTGCTGAGGGGGAAAGATAGCCCAAAAATTAGACACCCACACACCAATTTAAATATTAAATAAAAGTACTTAAATTCATAATAAAGAATGTTATTGATAATCTAATAATTGATTAAAGGAATATAAATGAGGATTATAACTATTGTTCCTGCTTACAACGAGGAAAAAGCCATAACCAATGTGGTTGATGGTGTTAAGAGACACACCTACGTACTGGTTGTAGATGATGGATCCCTGGATGAAACCGCAACCCTGGCAAAAAATGCGGGTGCTAAAGTTTTAAAACATACCAAAAATAGGGGGAAAGGTGCAGCTATTAAAACTGGACTTAAATATGCCATTGAAAAGGATTATGATATTATGGTTCTTGTGGACGGAGACGGACAACACGACCCCCAATGCATACCTCTCCTTTTAGATGGAATGGATGGTGTTGATCTGTTAATTGGCTCCCGTTTCCTGGATATGGCCCCACAAAACATGCCCCTTCATCGTCGGTTTTCCAATGGCATTACCACCCGGCTCATTAGATTCATAACCGGGTACCATATAACTGATAGTCAGTGTGGATTTAGGGTGATATCCAAAAAGGCAGCCCCTCTCTTCACTGGAATATCCTACAATGACTATGTTTACGAGTCAGAAGTCCTGTGTAAAGCCTCAGAAAACGATTTGGTGGTGGCTGAAAGACCCATAAAGTGCGTTTATGGTACGGAAAAATCCTATGTGCGTGCCCGGCATGTGGTGCACTACCTCATGTTCACCCTGCGACTCCTGGTGCGTAAATTGCTGCGGAGGATCTGATCTTGAAAAAATACTATGTATTCTTGATAAGTATTCTCCTTCTGGCCCTCCTGGTAATCTGGATTGGTCCCCAACAGATGTGGGAAATTATAAAAACTGCCAATCCTTGGCTTATACTGTTGGCCATTTTCATACACCTCTTTGTGGTTTGGATACGCTCGTTACGTTGGGGTTATATTATTAACCAGCCCCGGGAATTTAAGAAGAACTTCATTGTCAAAACCATAGGGCTTTTTGCCGGTAACTTCAGCCCCATGCGCAGTGCAGGGGAAGTGTTAAATGCAGTTGCCGGTAAAAAGATCAACAAAATAACACTCTCTGAGGGTCTGTCTGCCGGTTTAACTGAAAGATTCTTCGACGGAGCCATAGGGGCTATTTTATTATTGATCTGTGCTTTTTTACTCCCAAAAATAAGAGTGTTGGCTATTATGGGAGGATTAGCCTCTTTAGGACTTTTAATAGTCATTTACCTCATCAATTGGAGGGAAGATACCAGCATCTGGATTTACAATCGTATCCATTCCGTAATGCGTTTTCTACCCATCTCTGAAGAAGTGGTGGAGACCTTCTACCATAAGTTCACCGAGGGTTTACGCAGCATGATTGAATACACCAAAAGCTTCAGCAGTTTCCAAAATCTAATGGTGGTATTCCTGTTAACCGGTACCTCCTGGATTCTGGAATGTGTGCGCCTGTACGTAGTTTTCATGGCCTTCAATGTTGAAATCAACTTTGTAGCCATTATCATCATCTTCCTACTGGCCAATATAATTGGAATAGTATCTGCCCTTCCGGGAGGTATTGGTTCCATTGAACTGTCCCTTACAGGATTGTTCGTGCTTTTCGGAGTTCCCAGTACAGTTGGTGGAAGTATAGCTATGGTGGATCGTTTAGCTTCATTCTGGGTGGTTTCTGCCCTGGGAATTGTATTTTCAGCTTATTACGCCAGGGATATACTGGATGAGATCAAGGGGTACACCCTGGGTTTGAAAAAGAAAAAGGGTTAGATGCGACGTCCGGGATTTGAACCCGGGTTGTAGGCTTGGGAAGCCCAAGTCTTAACCAGGCTGGACCAACGTCGCTCATCATTGATTTTATTTTTCTAATTTAAATTTTTATGGTCGGAATATAAACAACCCCTTAACTACCTGGTTTTTATTTAAGCTTATAAACCAACTTTTAATTTTCTATAAAGATTTAACCGTGATTAGGCCATTATTTTAAGAGAACTGGCATCCTTGAGAACCAATTCCAGACTACCTTTGTATTCGGTGACCTTGCCCACAATTTTTATACGTCTCTGTGTGAGGCTCTCCAGGTTAACACTGGTCTTCTGGATTTCTGTTGCTGCACTTTCAAATACCACCACTTTGATCCTTCCAGTTCCATCCATAATCTCCAGAAAATAGGTTTCTCCCTTCTGGGACTGGCTGACCCCGGTGACCATCCCCTCAACTGAAACCTCCTTATCCAGCATTCCCCGATCCATGTCTTTAATTTGAACTGTTTGCGGAGTTATAGAATTAGCAGAGGCTATCATGCCCACTAGTCCACAAATTGCAGTAAACAGGGCCACTTTAAAGATTTTCTTATCATCGATACCCACCATAGTATTACTTTATCTATTGTTATTAATAAATTTGTGGTAGTAAAATTTAAAAAAAGTGGGGATTGAGGGGATATAAAAAAAATGGATTAACTTTTCTCTGAGTTTTTGAAGATTGATTTAATTCTCTCCAGGGTGTCAATTTCATCCAGACCAATATCATTACGGATCCTTTTAACCACCGGGAAACGTAGAGAGTATCCAACCTCAGATTCCGGACTTTCCACTATCTCACTAAAGGCAATCTCCATGATTATAGAGGGAACTATCTTCACCTGTCTACCATCTTTGCTTTCAATGAGTGGTTCTACCATTTCTGAAAGTTCCAGTAAGGTTTTATCATCCAGTCCCGTGGCAGCATAGGCCAGAGGTTTGAGGTTGTCATTTTCATCCCGAATCGCCATCAAGTAGGAGCCAATTAAATGGGCACGTTTACCCTTACCGTAAGTGCCACCAATCACCACCAGATCCAAGGTTTCTGGTTCGGCTTTTAATTTAAGCATCTTCTTACCCCGTATACCTGGCATGTAGGGTGCTTGGGGGTCCTTGATCATGATACCCTCGTGACCCTGTTTAATGGAAAGTTCAAAGAGATCCTGGGCCAGGTGAATCTCTTCAGGACGGACTTTAACCTGGGCCGAAAGCTCTACCCTGTCTTTTTCAACTTTAACCAGTGATTCAAGTATATTTCTCCTCTCCTGAAGAGGTTCATCCAGGGTTGGCCGGTGATAGTAGAGTACATCAAACAGGTAGATGGTTAACGGGATTTTGGAGACCATTTTATCGATTTCATATTTCCTTCGTACCCTCTGAAGCATGTACTGGAATGATATTGGTTTTCCATCCCTACTGGCAATAATTTCTCCCTCAACAATAAAATCTTCGTGGGGAAGGGATTTTTCAATGTATTGTGTGATTTCTGGAAGGGCCAGGCTGATATTTTCCAGTCTTCTGGTGAAGATGTCGATCTTATCACCGTGTCTGTGGATTTGAACCCTTATACCATCATATTTGGTCTCACAGAGCGCCCACCCCATTTCCGCCACACTTTCCTTTATACCGGAGGATAACTGGGCCAGCATGGGTTTAACTGGTTTTCCAGGTTTTAAGGTTAATTTTTTCAGTCCTTCCTCCCCTTCTTTCCAGGCCACAGAAGCCACCAAGCCCATGTCATTGGTTAACATGTGCGCCCTTTCGGCTACTTCAGTAGGGATGTTAAAGGCTTGAGAAATAGCATCACGGATGGTTCCCTCCCCCACACCTACCCGTAGTTCCTCCAGCACTGTGCGGGTGAGGTACTTGGCCTCTGAAGGTGATGCCGATGATAATAATTCCATTAAAAGGTCTATCTTTTTAAACTGGGCCCTGTTTCCAGAAACTTCCGCCATTTTCACCAGATTACGGTGCACCTTCTTTATGGTCAGCGGTCGGCTGAAGAGGGTCACCTGACTTTTCTTCTGGTATAGCTCCTCAGCTGCCAGACCAATATCCCCGGCATCACGCATCTGATTTTCCACCTCACCGGGAGAAACACCAAC encodes:
- a CDS encoding AMP-binding protein, translating into MSSLLEKFVSQVDFESYPDFKDNFRIKTPENFNFAYDVVDEYARLYPEKVAMVWCNDDTDKIFTFQDLKEYSDRTANFFAQQGIKKGDRVMLTLKSRYQFWFCILALHKLGAITIPATHMLKAKDIVYRIKNAGIKMIVCIGEDGVPECFDEAHQKLGDTPLLKALVGEEDREGWFNFSQEILKASPEFPRPTGEEATKNDDIALIYFSSGTTGMPKMIMHDHTYPLGHIITAKYWQNVIEDGLHYTVADTGWAKAMWGQIYGQWISGSAIFVYDYQRFDAAKMLDNASHHGVTTFCAPPTIYRFLIKEDLSKYDFSTLQYAVTAGEPLNPEVYNKFYEFTGLRLREGFGQTECVVCIANFPWIEPRPGSMGKPAPEYEIQIMDNQGNQCDVGEEGEIVIKTADGKPPGLFCGYYQEDNKTEAAWYDGYYHTGDTAWKDEDGYLWFVGRNDDMIKSSGYRIGPFEVESAVISHPSVLECAITGVPHPVRGQVVKATIVLTGDYKSSPELEKEIQNHVKKVTAPYKYPRVIEFVDELPKTISGKIRRVEIRAKDEKQ
- the afpA gene encoding archaeoflavoprotein AfpA — its product is MNKKRKIAWGITGSGEKLVETVEIMQQMRDEYHRQFDIRVFISKAGDQVLKYYNLSNTLETKFDKTWTEINSNAPFLAGQIQLGRYAFLLVAPATSNTVAKISLRIADTLLTNAAIMGQKTNTPLYIMPTDFREGIVTTKLPNGKDLELTITKEDAEHVENLSKMNSTNVFEDPEEIPAIFQKHAEMLK
- a CDS encoding 3-methyl-2-oxobutanoate dehydrogenase subunit VorB, with the protein product MTIQLIKGNTAVIIGAMYAGCDGFFGYPITPASEILHEASLYFPKVGRKFVQAESEEASINMVYGAAAAGHRVITASSGPGISLMQEGMSFLAGAELPCVIVDIMRAGPGLGNIGPEQGDYNQIVKGGGHGNYHNIVLAPNSVQEMCDFTIKAFELAEKYRNPVVVLADGVLGQMVERLQFPEEAIEPTYDETWAVRGNQETMGNLVTSIFLDFNQLEDFNYRIQEKYQTIRENEVDYEEYLLDDAQIILVAYGISSRVARSAVDMVRAEGIKAGLFRLKTLFPFPEKPLRQLSTSKDCQFLAVEMSNGQMKQDITLAIGCQRPVELVNRMGGNIIDQKSIVDKIHEMAGDNL
- a CDS encoding helix-turn-helix domain-containing protein, which encodes MNENMKEIGLRIKELRELSDISAQGMADHLKIPLETYQEYEDGKKDIPASILFEISQKMEVDMGLLLTGEETRMHIFSVTRKGKGVEVGRRKQYQYENLAEKFIHKKAEPFIVTVEPKGEGYKPSTNSHPGQEFNYMLEGVLKIYIHDNEIILHEGDSIFFDSSYEHAMEALENKTAKFLAIVM
- a CDS encoding 4Fe-4S dicluster domain-containing protein, whose translation is MRSHKKEPYPVFNELECKACERCILACRAGVLKMSEDINERGYHYAEYTGKGCTGCGDCYYTCPEPLAVEVHIPRRKRIKKQSKGDEEE
- the glmM gene encoding phosphoglucosamine mutase; protein product: MKKLFGTFGVRRIANQVLTPEFASKLAAAYGTLVKGWVAVGGDPRTSTPLIKHAVISGLLSSGCQVVDLGILPTPAVQYAVRNYYDGGVIITASHNPPQYNGIKFVDEDGIGIALDMELKIEDMYFNENPDRVEWDEIGEVTTNPGLVDEYIDEVIQRVDYDAIKKARLKVIVDCGSGAACFTTPYILRKLGCEVTTLNCQPDGSFPGRNPEPTEDNLQELIKTVKATGADLGIAHDGDADRTICIDEKGNFVMGDKTFALVEKQLLQENQGGLIVTTVATSTAIYDIAEQYGGTVKATRVGDLLVARELKESDGLFGGEENGGLIFPDFVLGRDAALSTAKIVEIMATSQKPLSQLVSELPAYQSVKMKVECPDDRKQEIMDKIAEDTQEYKVDTTDGVKIFREEGWLIIRPSGTEPIFRCFAEAKDIDDATKMAEWGISLVNKHLGN
- a CDS encoding adenosine-specific kinase — translated: MELNLEIVKLEAPEDCNLILGQSHFIKTVDDLYEAVVNTVPQAEFGLAFGEASGDCLVRTAGNNEGLENLAGEKMLELGCGHSFLILLAKAFPLNLTQRIKSVPEVVNLFCATANPVEVLVVETEQGRGIVGVVDGFKPTSIETEDDVAWRRKFLRDIGYKL